A single region of the Chloroflexota bacterium genome encodes:
- the hrcA gene encoding heat-inducible transcription repressor HrcA, with the protein MITDRQQAILNFIVSEYVSSAAPVPSQSIAFGFSVSSATIRNDMADLEGEGYIRRPHISSGGIPSHKGYRRHVETLPRISTEPDAGARLRRQLEESAQDIELWTKAAAEMLSDMARNMAVVSPPKAPQARLKRIELVHLQEYLALLVMVLQEAKTKQRILHLRQSASQGDLTKISNKLNALFSGATAAAITPKEPAAEPAERQVIEALKGLLAAEDAGRFEEPLIAGLRHLMNQPEFLNGARLREVIDFLEDKRRLRESLSRIVAGEKMRVVIGRENDSGEIQECSVIIARYGQSEGVNGVVAVVGPTRLNYRRTIASVQTVSDALTGLVGELS; encoded by the coding sequence ATGATCACTGATAGACAGCAAGCCATCCTCAACTTCATCGTGAGCGAGTACGTCTCGAGCGCGGCTCCTGTGCCTTCGCAGAGCATCGCCTTCGGCTTCAGCGTCAGCTCCGCCACCATCCGCAATGACATGGCGGACCTGGAGGGCGAAGGCTACATCCGCCGCCCGCATATCTCCTCCGGCGGCATCCCTTCGCACAAGGGCTACCGGCGGCATGTGGAGACCCTGCCCCGCATCTCCACCGAGCCCGATGCAGGCGCGCGCCTGCGCAGACAGCTTGAAGAATCGGCCCAGGACATCGAGCTGTGGACGAAGGCGGCGGCGGAGATGCTGAGCGATATGGCCCGCAACATGGCCGTCGTCTCGCCCCCCAAGGCGCCCCAGGCGCGGCTCAAGCGCATCGAGCTGGTCCACCTGCAGGAGTACCTCGCCCTCCTGGTGATGGTGCTGCAGGAGGCCAAGACCAAGCAGCGCATCCTGCACCTGCGCCAGTCGGCAAGCCAGGGCGATCTGACGAAGATCTCGAACAAGCTGAATGCGCTCTTCAGCGGCGCCACTGCGGCGGCCATCACGCCCAAGGAGCCTGCCGCGGAGCCTGCCGAGCGGCAGGTGATTGAGGCCCTCAAGGGCCTCCTGGCGGCGGAGGATGCGGGACGCTTCGAAGAGCCCCTGATCGCGGGCCTGCGCCACCTGATGAACCAGCCCGAGTTCCTCAACGGTGCCAGGTTGCGGGAGGTCATTGATTTCCTCGAGGACAAGCGGCGGCTCCGGGAATCGCTCTCCCGCATCGTCGCTGGCGAAAAGATGCGCGTCGTCATCGGCCGCGAGAATGATTCCGGCGAGATCCAGGAGTGCAGCGTCATCATCGCCCGGTACGGACAATCGGAGGGCGTCAACGGAGTCGTGGCCGTGGTCGGGCCCACGCGCCTCAACTATCGCCGCACCATCGCCTCCGTGCAGACGGTGAGCGATGCGCTCACCGGGCTGGTGGGTGAGCTGAGTTAG